A genome region from Altererythrobacter aquiaggeris includes the following:
- the pth gene encoding aminoacyl-tRNA hydrolase: MQLWVGLGNPGPQYAMHRHNVGFMACDVIAEMHRFGPVQKKFSGWMQDGRIGDQRIIILKPATFMNESGRAVGEAMRFYKLGLDALTVFHDELDLAPFKVKMKQGGGTAGHNGLRSIDKHCGSEFQRVRLGIGHPGSKDRVTGHVLGNYAKSEMDDLIEMLSAIGSRADWLAQGNAPRFMSEIALQTRKPPE; encoded by the coding sequence ATGCAATTATGGGTAGGTTTAGGAAATCCGGGACCGCAATATGCGATGCACCGGCATAATGTCGGCTTTATGGCGTGCGATGTTATTGCAGAAATGCACAGGTTTGGTCCTGTTCAGAAAAAATTTTCCGGCTGGATGCAGGATGGCCGGATCGGCGACCAGCGCATCATCATCCTCAAACCCGCCACCTTCATGAACGAGAGCGGCCGCGCAGTCGGTGAAGCAATGCGCTTCTACAAGCTGGGTCTGGACGCGCTAACCGTGTTCCATGACGAGCTTGATCTTGCCCCGTTCAAGGTAAAGATGAAGCAAGGCGGCGGCACTGCGGGCCACAACGGATTGCGATCTATCGACAAACACTGCGGCAGTGAATTTCAACGCGTGCGGCTGGGTATTGGCCATCCCGGTTCCAAAGACCGCGTCACGGGCCATGTCCTGGGAAACTATGCGAAGTCCGAAATGGATGATCTGATCGAAATGCTGTCCGCGATCGGGTCGCGGGCAGACTGGCTCGCACAAGGAAATGCCCCGCGTTTCATGAGCGAAATTGCATTGCAAACCCGAAAACCGCCCGAATAG
- a CDS encoding DUF1206 domain-containing protein, which yields MVDKSEKFIWLVRVGYFSRAILYTVLGLIALTSAGKISQGTDGIFRAIEDFPAGTAILWLMVVGLLGYALFRFASPAFDIENQGSDAKGWGHRIGHAGSAIGHVALAYSAYKFATSSGSSGSGAQDAAAGVLTMELGGALIGILGLTFFLAAISQAKKGITGSFMQRISAQAPPITRTLGGIGFIARAVVFTVIGWSLVQTGFMSSGSDNVKTLGEAVASLSGSGIVFTLVAAGLLIFGLFSFVLARYRIIPDLGADGKVPSFRA from the coding sequence ATGGTCGACAAATCCGAGAAATTTATCTGGCTCGTTCGGGTCGGTTATTTCAGCCGGGCTATCCTATATACCGTCCTTGGCCTCATCGCCTTAACCAGCGCAGGCAAAATCAGCCAGGGAACCGACGGGATTTTTCGTGCCATCGAAGATTTTCCTGCCGGTACGGCGATCCTGTGGTTGATGGTGGTGGGTTTGCTCGGCTACGCGCTTTTCCGCTTTGCATCCCCCGCGTTCGATATCGAGAATCAAGGCAGCGACGCCAAGGGATGGGGTCACCGCATCGGTCACGCCGGAAGCGCGATAGGTCACGTTGCGCTTGCCTATTCAGCATACAAATTTGCGACCAGTTCGGGCAGCTCGGGCAGCGGCGCACAGGATGCGGCTGCGGGCGTGCTGACGATGGAACTTGGCGGCGCTTTGATAGGTATTCTGGGTCTGACATTCTTTCTTGCGGCCATATCCCAGGCCAAAAAAGGTATCACAGGTTCATTCATGCAACGCATCAGCGCGCAGGCACCGCCGATTACCCGCACACTTGGCGGCATCGGTTTCATCGCCAGAGCGGTCGTATTCACGGTGATCGGATGGTCGTTGGTACAAACGGGTTTCATGTCTAGCGGAAGCGATAATGTCAAAACACTCGGCGAAGCGGTGGCTTCGTTGAGCGGTAGCGGAATTGTCTTTACACTGGTGGCAGCCGGGTTGCTGATTTTCGGATTGTTCAGCTTCGTTCTGGCGCGGTACCGCATCATTCCCGATTTAGGCGCAGACGGAAAAGTGCCCAGCTTCCGTGCCTGA
- the mreC gene encoding rod shape-determining protein MreC — protein sequence MAPSSSRRSGYSRRAQYSVFTGYVAAGIGALVGAVLLVVSLWRPTSFQAARTSVADVVMPIGEAGATARSTSANIFETIQAYYRAGSRNAELQREVDLARVRLAEAQAIEQENIRLKGLLDLSESDVEPIVTGRLVGSSATSSRRFAYLDAGRTQGVAPGMPVRSPSGILGRVVESGDTISRVLLLTDSESVLPVRRATDEVVAFAEGRGDGTVRIRLVNLGINPLKVGDVFVTSGAGGLFRPNIAVAVATEITPDGANAQVIADPVGTNFVSVQPIWEPIILDRIKRPIEEQLDN from the coding sequence ATGGCGCCATCATCATCACGGCGCTCCGGCTATTCGCGAAGGGCGCAATACAGCGTCTTCACCGGCTATGTTGCGGCAGGCATCGGCGCGCTTGTCGGCGCTGTTCTGCTGGTTGTCTCGCTTTGGCGGCCGACCTCGTTTCAGGCGGCCCGCACCAGCGTGGCAGATGTCGTCATGCCGATCGGCGAAGCCGGCGCTACCGCACGCAGCACCAGCGCAAATATTTTCGAGACAATTCAGGCTTATTACCGTGCCGGAAGCCGCAATGCCGAGCTCCAGCGCGAAGTCGATCTTGCAAGGGTGCGGCTTGCCGAAGCACAGGCGATCGAACAGGAAAATATCCGCCTGAAGGGATTGCTCGACCTGTCGGAAAGCGATGTCGAACCGATTGTGACCGGGCGCCTCGTCGGCTCCAGTGCGACGAGTTCAAGGCGGTTTGCTTATCTGGATGCCGGACGGACGCAAGGTGTGGCGCCCGGTATGCCTGTACGCTCGCCCAGTGGTATCCTGGGACGGGTGGTCGAAAGCGGCGACACCATTTCGCGGGTCTTGCTGTTAACCGATAGCGAAAGCGTTTTACCGGTCAGGCGCGCGACCGATGAAGTGGTGGCCTTTGCCGAAGGACGCGGCGACGGCACTGTGCGGATCAGGCTGGTCAATCTGGGTATCAACCCGCTCAAAGTAGGCGACGTATTCGTGACTTCGGGTGCCGGCGGGCTGTTCCGGCCCAATATCGCAGTCGCCGTCGCAACCGAAATTACGCCTGACGGGGCCAACGCCCAGGTCATCGCAGATCCCGTAGGCACGAATTTCGTGTCGGTGCAGCCGATATGGGAGCCGATAATTCTCGACCGTATCAAGCGCCCCATCGAAGAACAGCTTGATAATTGA
- a CDS encoding rod shape-determining protein — translation MSFWSSLFNFGSKNMAIDLGTANTLVYVQDQGIVLNEPSVVAIETINGIKRVKAVGDDAKMMMGKTPDSIEAIRPLRDGVIADIEIAEEMIKHFIRKVHGKRSLFRYPEIVICVPSGSTSVERRAIRDAASNAGASQVYLILEPMAAAIGADMPVTEPVGSMVVDIGGGTTEVAVLSLRGLAYTTSVRTGGDKMDEAIVSYVRRHHNLLIGESTAERIKKDYGTAIVPADGIGLPITLKGRDLVNGVPKEITINQANIAEALSEPIGAIVEGVRIALENTAPELAADIVDQGIVLTGGGALIAGLDEHLREETGLPVSIAEDPLSCVALGTGRAMEEPIYRGVLMTA, via the coding sequence ATGAGCTTCTGGTCCAGTCTCTTTAACTTCGGTTCCAAAAACATGGCGATCGACCTCGGAACAGCCAACACGCTGGTCTATGTCCAGGATCAGGGAATCGTCCTCAACGAACCATCGGTGGTCGCCATCGAAACAATCAACGGGATCAAGCGGGTCAAGGCAGTTGGCGATGACGCCAAAATGATGATGGGCAAGACCCCCGACAGTATCGAAGCCATCCGCCCGCTGCGTGACGGTGTAATTGCCGATATCGAAATTGCGGAAGAAATGATCAAGCACTTCATTCGCAAGGTCCACGGCAAACGTAGCCTGTTCCGGTATCCTGAAATCGTCATTTGCGTGCCTTCTGGCTCGACCTCGGTCGAACGCCGCGCCATCCGCGATGCGGCATCCAACGCCGGCGCGAGCCAGGTTTATCTGATTCTGGAACCGATGGCTGCCGCGATCGGCGCTGATATGCCGGTGACCGAACCGGTCGGATCGATGGTGGTGGATATCGGCGGCGGCACGACCGAAGTCGCCGTGCTGTCACTGCGCGGTCTTGCTTATACCACATCGGTCCGCACCGGCGGTGACAAGATGGACGAAGCGATCGTTTCCTACGTCCGCCGTCATCACAATCTGCTGATTGGTGAAAGCACGGCCGAACGGATCAAGAAAGATTACGGCACCGCGATTGTCCCGGCTGACGGGATCGGGTTGCCAATTACCTTGAAAGGCCGCGATCTGGTCAACGGTGTGCCAAAGGAAATCACTATCAATCAGGCCAATATCGCCGAAGCCCTGTCCGAACCGATCGGCGCGATTGTCGAAGGTGTCCGTATTGCGCTGGAAAATACCGCGCCGGAACTTGCCGCCGATATCGTCGATCAGGGTATTGTACTGACAGGCGGCGGTGCGCTTATCGCCGGGCTGGACGAACATCTGCGAGAAGAAACCGGTTTGCCGGTCAGCATTGCCGAAGACCCGCTTTCCTGCGTTGCGCTGGGCACTGGCCGCGCAATGGAAGAGCCGATCTATCGCGGCGTCCTGATGACTGCATAA
- a CDS encoding MaoC family dehydratase translates to MLHYEDLVVGQKRSFGQYHVTLAEVIDFASKYDPQPFHLNDEAAAQTYFGRISASGWHTGAMVMRMLVDNMAEHPQAALGSPGLDDLKWIKPVYPGDTLRCESEITEKRRSRTKPGLGIFKSRVHVYNQDDILVTSMLSNGLIKVRNPDASAD, encoded by the coding sequence TTGCTCCATTACGAGGATCTCGTGGTTGGCCAGAAAAGATCGTTTGGCCAATACCACGTTACTCTCGCGGAAGTTATCGATTTTGCGTCAAAATATGATCCGCAGCCTTTCCATCTTAACGACGAGGCCGCGGCGCAGACATATTTTGGCCGGATTTCTGCGAGCGGCTGGCACACCGGCGCAATGGTTATGCGGATGCTGGTCGATAATATGGCGGAACACCCGCAAGCCGCGCTGGGTTCACCCGGGTTGGACGATCTCAAATGGATCAAACCGGTTTATCCGGGTGATACGCTTCGCTGTGAAAGCGAGATTACCGAAAAACGCCGCAGCCGAACCAAACCCGGGTTGGGCATCTTCAAAAGCCGGGTGCACGTCTATAATCAGGATGATATTCTAGTGACATCGATGTTGTCCAACGGCCTCATAAAAGTCCGCAATCCCGACGCTTCGGCAGACTGA
- the mutL gene encoding DNA mismatch repair endonuclease MutL has translation MPLIRRLPESLVNRIAAGEVVERPAAALKEIVENAIDAGAARITVSLADGGLTRIEVTDDGCGMERSQLELALERHATSKLPGEAIEQVSTLGFRGEALPSIGSVARLTIESRPRGAQTGWRRVVDHSEVVDDGPAAIPPGTRVRVEQLFAKVPARRKFLRTARSEYAACNDVMRRLAMARPDIGFTFEHGGRTIFTVQGGEGLTNRVAQIVARELKDNGVEIAIEKYGMRLTGIAGLPTYNRGIADHQYLFVNGRPVKDRLLTGAVRGAYSDMLARDRHAVLALFLDIDPEQVDVNVHPAKTEVRFRDPQGVRGFIVSGLRRALDTGDRRSVQAPDTAAMGRWQTEPEHPAALRSIFEGRDWNAPQTRVAEAAQPWQGPKADTLAMPYGRAEQATDIDAGAADYPLGIARGQVANTYIVAESADGLVLVDQHAAHERLVLERLKAAGAEDAVSRSQALLMPEVVELEEPDCDRLEEQIGPLSKHGLVIERFGPSAMLVRAVPHSLKAGDPRALLTDIADDLAKNGQALLLGERLDLVLATMACHGSVRAGRTLSVAEMNALLREMERTPRSGQCNHGRPTWVKLSMDDVEKLFGRH, from the coding sequence ATGCCGCTCATCCGCCGTCTTCCAGAATCGCTTGTGAACCGCATTGCTGCAGGCGAAGTGGTCGAACGTCCGGCAGCGGCTCTCAAGGAAATTGTCGAAAACGCGATCGATGCCGGAGCGGCGCGGATCACCGTTTCACTGGCCGATGGCGGGCTGACCCGGATCGAGGTAACCGATGACGGTTGCGGCATGGAACGCAGCCAGCTGGAGCTTGCGCTGGAGCGTCATGCGACCTCCAAATTGCCTGGCGAAGCCATCGAACAAGTCTCCACGCTGGGCTTTCGAGGGGAAGCTCTGCCGTCGATCGGAAGTGTCGCCCGGCTTACGATCGAAAGCCGCCCGCGAGGTGCGCAAACGGGCTGGCGGCGGGTGGTCGATCATTCCGAAGTCGTCGATGATGGTCCTGCGGCAATTCCGCCCGGCACCCGTGTGCGCGTCGAACAATTATTTGCAAAAGTGCCCGCTCGCCGTAAATTTCTGCGAACCGCGCGCAGCGAATATGCTGCCTGTAACGATGTCATGCGCCGGCTTGCCATGGCGCGTCCCGATATCGGTTTTACTTTCGAACATGGCGGCAGGACCATTTTTACGGTCCAGGGCGGAGAAGGGCTGACCAATCGTGTAGCCCAGATTGTCGCCCGCGAACTCAAGGATAACGGTGTTGAAATCGCGATCGAGAAATACGGGATGCGGTTGACCGGGATTGCCGGTTTGCCGACTTACAACCGCGGGATTGCCGACCATCAATATCTGTTCGTGAATGGCCGGCCAGTGAAAGACCGCCTGCTGACAGGTGCCGTGCGCGGTGCCTATTCCGATATGCTCGCACGTGACAGGCACGCCGTGCTCGCGCTGTTTCTGGATATCGATCCCGAGCAGGTCGATGTGAATGTCCATCCGGCAAAAACCGAAGTCAGGTTTCGCGACCCGCAGGGCGTTCGCGGATTTATCGTGTCGGGTCTGCGCCGCGCGCTCGACACCGGCGATAGACGCAGCGTACAGGCACCCGATACCGCTGCGATGGGCCGCTGGCAGACTGAGCCCGAACATCCCGCAGCCCTTCGCTCGATTTTCGAAGGGAGGGACTGGAACGCACCGCAGACGCGTGTGGCGGAAGCGGCCCAGCCTTGGCAGGGCCCCAAGGCCGATACGCTGGCAATGCCGTATGGCCGCGCGGAACAGGCTACGGATATCGATGCCGGGGCCGCTGATTACCCGCTCGGAATTGCGCGCGGGCAGGTTGCCAACACCTACATCGTCGCCGAATCTGCCGACGGACTGGTGCTGGTCGATCAGCACGCTGCGCACGAAAGGCTGGTGCTCGAACGCCTGAAAGCTGCGGGCGCAGAAGACGCGGTTTCACGCAGTCAGGCGTTGCTCATGCCCGAGGTTGTAGAATTGGAGGAACCTGATTGCGACCGGCTGGAAGAACAGATCGGCCCATTGTCCAAACATGGTCTGGTAATCGAACGGTTTGGACCTTCGGCGATGCTGGTGCGCGCGGTCCCGCATTCGCTGAAAGCGGGCGATCCGCGCGCGTTGCTGACCGATATTGCCGATGATCTGGCAAAAAATGGCCAGGCATTGCTGCTTGGCGAGCGGCTGGATCTGGTATTGGCAACAATGGCTTGTCATGGATCGGTCAGGGCAGGGCGTACATTAAGTGTTGCCGAAATGAATGCGCTGCTGCGCGAGATGGAGCGCACGCCGCGTTCAGGCCAGTGCAATCACGGACGGCCGACATGGGTGAAATTGTCGATGGACGACGTGGAGAAACTGTTTGGCCGTCATTAA
- the mreD gene encoding rod shape-determining protein MreD, with the protein MAGFKPFSLSKDYGPRRINRDVSPTLATLIPWASVLLASVIPQIWLITGIPLLPPLGFLVLVTWRLSRPGLFPVWAAFPLGLWDDLLSGQPLGSAILLWSLVMIALEFIEARFPWRGFLHDWLTVAAVLTAYLVTAALFSGGTGALDRLPLVVPQLLLSIIIFPLIGAIVAILDRLRLLRIRIVK; encoded by the coding sequence ATGGCCGGCTTCAAGCCTTTTTCGCTTTCGAAGGACTATGGCCCGCGGCGGATCAACCGGGATGTCTCGCCAACACTGGCTACACTGATCCCGTGGGCCAGCGTTTTGCTGGCATCGGTAATCCCGCAGATCTGGTTGATCACAGGGATCCCCTTGCTGCCCCCGTTGGGATTTCTTGTCCTGGTTACATGGCGATTGTCGCGTCCGGGATTATTTCCGGTGTGGGCGGCATTTCCCCTGGGTCTGTGGGATGATCTGTTAAGCGGACAACCGCTGGGCAGCGCGATCTTGTTATGGTCGCTGGTCATGATTGCACTGGAGTTTATCGAAGCGCGTTTTCCGTGGCGGGGTTTTTTGCATGATTGGCTGACCGTCGCTGCTGTCCTGACTGCCTATCTTGTGACCGCGGCGCTGTTTTCGGGCGGAACCGGCGCATTGGACAGACTGCCGCTCGTCGTGCCGCAGTTATTGTTGTCGATCATCATCTTCCCGCTGATCGGCGCAATTGTGGCGATACTGGACAGGTTAAGACTGCTCAGGATACGGATAGTCAAATGA
- the ychF gene encoding redox-regulated ATPase YchF produces MGFRCGIVGLPNVGKSTLFNALTETQAAQAANYPFCTIEPNVGQVSVPDERLDKIAAIANSAKIIPTQLAFVDIAGLVKGASQGEGLGNQFLGNIREVDAVVHVLRCFIDDDIQHVSNTVDPLADAEIVETELMLSDLESLEKRVPAAEKKGKAGDKEAKITASVLGQALELLREGKPARLTEPKDEEEARIFRQAQLLTAKPVLYVCNVAEEDAANGNDLSAKIFAKADAEGAQAVVVSAAIESELVGMETGERAEYLAELGLDESGLARVIRAGYKLLGLQTYFTAGPKEARAWTFPSGAKAPQAAGEIHSDFERGFIRAETIAYDDFIGLGGESAARDAGKLRQEGKEYLVQDGDVLNFKFNV; encoded by the coding sequence ATGGGTTTCCGTTGCGGAATCGTAGGCCTGCCAAATGTCGGCAAATCCACATTATTCAATGCTCTTACCGAAACGCAGGCTGCACAGGCTGCGAACTATCCCTTTTGCACTATCGAACCCAATGTCGGCCAGGTTTCCGTGCCGGATGAACGGCTCGATAAAATTGCTGCCATCGCCAACTCGGCCAAGATCATCCCGACGCAATTGGCGTTTGTCGATATCGCGGGACTGGTCAAAGGCGCATCGCAGGGTGAAGGTCTGGGCAACCAGTTTCTCGGTAACATCCGCGAAGTCGATGCTGTGGTTCACGTTCTGCGCTGTTTCATCGATGATGATATCCAGCACGTGTCCAACACCGTCGATCCGCTTGCAGATGCAGAAATTGTCGAAACCGAGCTGATGCTGTCGGATCTGGAAAGTCTTGAGAAACGCGTTCCTGCGGCAGAGAAAAAGGGCAAGGCCGGCGACAAGGAAGCCAAAATCACTGCCAGCGTTCTGGGGCAAGCCCTGGAACTGCTGCGCGAGGGCAAGCCTGCGCGCCTGACCGAGCCGAAAGACGAGGAAGAGGCGCGTATCTTCCGGCAGGCCCAATTGCTCACCGCCAAGCCAGTCCTGTATGTCTGCAACGTCGCCGAAGAAGATGCGGCGAACGGCAATGATCTGTCCGCAAAAATATTTGCCAAGGCTGATGCGGAAGGCGCGCAGGCGGTAGTCGTCTCCGCAGCCATCGAATCCGAACTGGTTGGTATGGAAACCGGTGAACGGGCCGAATATCTTGCCGAACTGGGGCTTGACGAATCCGGCCTCGCGCGCGTAATCCGCGCCGGGTACAAGCTACTGGGACTGCAAACCTATTTCACCGCCGGGCCGAAGGAAGCGCGGGCATGGACTTTCCCGTCCGGTGCCAAAGCGCCGCAAGCGGCCGGAGAAATCCATTCCGATTTCGAACGCGGGTTCATCCGCGCCGAAACGATTGCCTATGATGACTTTATCGGACTTGGCGGCGAAAGCGCCGCACGCGATGCGGGTAAGCTGCGCCAGGAAGGCAAGGAATATCTGGTGCAAGACGGGGACGTTCTGAACTTTAAATTCAATGTCTAG
- a CDS encoding 50S ribosomal protein L25/general stress protein Ctc, which yields MSDALTLPAETREQAGKGASRALRREGRVPAVIYGGGKSPRPIHVEAKELVRQLMTGHFMNSIVMIEVNGKKVRTLPKDVAFHPVSDRPIHADFLRLSKDAKIEVEIPVHFINQEMSPGLKKGGVLNVVRHELELICESDKIPDEIEIDVTGLEVGDSIHFSEITLPEGSVSQITDRDFTIATIVAPSALKSQDDEAADGDEGEKADAADVPASEQTADEEDGDKSE from the coding sequence ATGAGCGATGCTCTGACACTGCCGGCCGAGACACGCGAACAGGCGGGCAAGGGAGCCTCCCGTGCGCTGCGTCGCGAAGGCCGCGTTCCAGCCGTTATTTACGGCGGCGGAAAGTCTCCCCGTCCGATCCATGTAGAAGCGAAGGAGCTGGTGCGCCAGCTTATGACAGGCCACTTCATGAACTCGATCGTCATGATCGAGGTTAACGGGAAAAAAGTGCGCACGCTGCCGAAGGATGTTGCCTTCCACCCTGTGTCCGACCGTCCGATCCATGCCGATTTCCTGCGTCTGTCCAAAGACGCGAAGATCGAAGTCGAAATTCCGGTCCACTTCATCAATCAGGAAATGAGCCCCGGCCTCAAGAAGGGCGGCGTTCTCAACGTGGTTCGTCACGAACTGGAACTGATCTGCGAATCGGACAAGATTCCCGACGAGATCGAAATCGATGTTACCGGCCTCGAAGTCGGCGATTCGATCCACTTCAGCGAAATCACGTTGCCCGAAGGTTCGGTCAGCCAGATCACCGACCGCGATTTCACCATCGCAACAATCGTCGCGCCGTCCGCGCTCAAGAGCCAGGACGATGAAGCAGCCGACGGTGACGAAGGCGAAAAAGCCGATGCGGCCGATGTACCTGCTTCCGAGCAGACCGCTGACGAAGAAGACGGCGACAAGAGCGAGTAA
- a CDS encoding SDR family oxidoreductase: MPDIDRRQLLAGTAAVSALAAIPASSTWAHAPAGLSGKAILITGCSSGFGRLMAEKFAREGAKVFATMRNLPRVEAAELENLATQDKLELHVIEIDVTDEEQVTAGVAEAERIAGGAIDVLVNNAGMSIAGPIEIQDMQATQQIFDTNVFGPQRMMRAVLPAMRTAKSGQIFNVTSQLGRVILPAFGQYSPTKFALEAMSEQIAYELVPHNIDVTIIQPGGYPTKIWQSGNKLTSALIDRADEKHTAGYAPMIAQLRAGTGGGGTTDPMDVPNAIAEIIAMPAGTRPLRRPVHPGPKPQIPINQASAKAQIDWLGASPYSPMINAVHS, encoded by the coding sequence ATGCCCGATATAGACCGCCGACAACTGCTTGCGGGAACCGCTGCCGTTTCTGCACTGGCTGCAATTCCGGCCTCCTCAACGTGGGCTCATGCGCCCGCCGGACTCAGCGGCAAGGCGATCCTGATCACCGGTTGTTCGTCCGGTTTCGGTCGATTGATGGCAGAAAAATTTGCACGCGAAGGGGCCAAGGTTTTTGCAACCATGCGTAACCTGCCGCGCGTAGAGGCGGCCGAGCTGGAAAACTTGGCAACGCAGGATAAGCTCGAGCTTCATGTCATAGAAATCGATGTCACTGACGAAGAACAGGTGACTGCCGGCGTCGCCGAGGCGGAGCGTATTGCAGGCGGCGCAATTGATGTGCTGGTCAATAATGCGGGCATGTCCATCGCCGGGCCGATCGAAATACAGGATATGCAGGCCACGCAGCAGATTTTCGATACCAATGTGTTTGGACCGCAGCGGATGATGCGAGCCGTGCTGCCCGCGATGCGCACCGCCAAATCCGGTCAGATATTCAATGTCACCTCGCAGCTTGGCCGGGTCATCCTTCCGGCATTTGGTCAATATTCGCCAACCAAATTTGCACTGGAAGCCATGAGCGAGCAAATCGCTTACGAGCTGGTACCGCACAATATCGATGTCACCATCATCCAGCCCGGCGGCTATCCCACCAAAATCTGGCAGAGCGGCAACAAGCTGACCAGCGCGCTTATCGACCGTGCTGATGAAAAGCATACTGCCGGCTATGCTCCCATGATCGCACAACTCAGGGCCGGAACTGGTGGCGGCGGCACGACTGATCCGATGGACGTGCCCAACGCCATTGCCGAAATCATCGCTATGCCCGCCGGAACCCGTCCGCTGCGCCGGCCGGTCCACCCGGGACCCAAACCGCAAATCCCGATCAATCAGGCCAGCGCCAAAGCGCAGATCGACTGGCTGGGGGCGTCACCCTACAGCCCGATGATCAACGCCGTACATAGCTGA